Proteins encoded together in one Micromonospora kangleipakensis window:
- the asnB gene encoding asparagine synthase (glutamine-hydrolyzing), producing the protein MCGLLAFFSARGDAAAHRDNIAGALECLHHRGPDETGVEVVGDASGRYADGVFAHKRLAIIDVALSHEPLPYADGRYLLTFNGEIYNYIELRDELIRDFGAQFATNGDGEVIVAGYHYWGEQVLTRLRGMFAFVIWDRQERRAFGARDYFGIKPLHYLETADGLYLASEKKALLPFAQSAYAGDAGIDAANLSHYLTLQYVPEPGTLHKGINRIGSGEYLTWTPGGRIEVRRWYRPVFRPAPVSDEQKLYHEIRETLRESVRMHMRSDVPVGSFLSSGIDSTAVVALAREFNPNILTFTVGYDVPGYSEIDVAQESARHLDVTTIPTKIGPQDMIDALPKIVWHLDDPVADPALVPLYFVAKKAAEHVTVVLSGEGADEFFGGYTIYREPLSLGTVNGLPGGVQKGLRAVSKAIPQGVKGKSFLERGTTPIEQRYYGNARMFTEEEKQHLLRRYDPSVRYTDVTAPIYAECTELDDVTKMQYVDLYTWLRGDILVKADRISMAHSLEVRVPFLDREVFNVAAGIPVDLKLPPRSDATKYAMRQALQGVVPPAIVNRKKLGFPTPTRVWLRGEMYEWARHVLATSGAGDLVDLSYAMRLLEEHKREEADHSRKVWTVLIFCIWHAIFVAKTLDPGIQRNQSALLTKPVVGSMVR; encoded by the coding sequence ATGTGCGGACTCCTGGCCTTCTTCAGCGCGCGCGGCGACGCCGCCGCCCACCGCGACAACATCGCCGGAGCACTGGAGTGCCTGCACCACCGCGGCCCGGACGAGACCGGGGTCGAGGTGGTCGGCGACGCCTCCGGCCGGTACGCGGACGGGGTGTTCGCGCACAAGCGTCTGGCGATCATCGACGTGGCGCTCAGCCACGAGCCGCTGCCCTACGCGGACGGGCGCTACCTGCTCACCTTCAACGGCGAGATCTACAACTACATCGAGCTGCGCGACGAGCTGATCCGGGACTTCGGGGCCCAGTTCGCCACCAACGGCGACGGCGAGGTGATCGTCGCCGGCTACCACTACTGGGGCGAGCAGGTGCTCACCCGGCTGCGGGGCATGTTCGCCTTCGTCATCTGGGACCGGCAGGAGCGGCGGGCGTTCGGCGCCCGGGACTACTTCGGCATCAAGCCGCTGCACTACCTGGAGACCGCCGACGGCCTCTACCTCGCCTCCGAGAAGAAGGCGCTGCTGCCGTTCGCGCAGTCGGCGTACGCCGGCGACGCGGGGATCGACGCGGCCAACCTGAGCCACTACCTGACCCTGCAGTACGTCCCTGAGCCGGGCACCCTGCACAAGGGGATCAACCGGATCGGGTCGGGGGAGTACCTCACCTGGACGCCGGGCGGCCGGATCGAGGTGCGCCGGTGGTACCGGCCGGTGTTCCGGCCGGCACCGGTCTCCGACGAGCAGAAGCTCTACCACGAGATCCGCGAGACGCTGCGGGAGAGCGTCCGGATGCACATGCGTTCGGACGTGCCGGTCGGCTCGTTCCTCTCCAGCGGCATCGACTCCACCGCGGTGGTCGCGCTGGCCCGCGAGTTCAACCCCAACATCCTCACCTTCACCGTCGGCTACGACGTCCCGGGCTACTCCGAGATCGACGTCGCCCAGGAGTCGGCCCGGCACCTCGACGTGACCACCATCCCGACCAAGATCGGGCCGCAGGACATGATCGACGCGCTGCCGAAGATCGTCTGGCACCTGGACGACCCGGTGGCCGACCCGGCCCTGGTCCCGCTCTACTTCGTGGCGAAGAAGGCCGCCGAGCACGTCACCGTGGTCCTCTCCGGCGAGGGCGCGGACGAGTTCTTCGGCGGCTACACGATCTACCGGGAGCCGCTCTCCCTCGGCACGGTCAACGGCCTGCCCGGCGGCGTGCAGAAGGGGCTGCGGGCGGTCTCCAAGGCCATCCCGCAGGGGGTCAAGGGCAAGAGCTTCCTGGAGCGCGGCACCACCCCGATCGAGCAGCGCTACTACGGCAACGCCCGGATGTTCACCGAGGAGGAGAAGCAGCACCTGCTGCGCCGCTACGACCCCTCGGTCCGCTACACCGACGTCACCGCGCCGATCTACGCCGAGTGCACCGAGCTGGACGACGTCACCAAGATGCAGTACGTCGACCTCTACACCTGGCTGCGCGGCGACATCCTGGTCAAGGCCGACCGGATCTCCATGGCGCACTCGCTGGAGGTGCGGGTGCCCTTCCTCGACCGCGAGGTCTTCAACGTCGCGGCCGGCATCCCGGTGGACCTGAAGCTCCCGCCCCGCTCCGACGCCACCAAGTACGCCATGCGCCAGGCGCTGCAGGGCGTGGTGCCGCCGGCCATCGTCAACCGGAAGAAGCTGGGCTTCCCGACCCCGACCCGGGTCTGGCTGCGCGGCGAGATGTACGAGTGGGCCCGGCACGTGCTGGCCACCTCCGGCGCCGGCGACCTGGTCGACCTGTCGTACGCGATGCGGCTGCTGGAGGAGCACAAGCGGGAGGAGGCCGACCACTCCCGCAAGGTGTGGACCGTGCTGATCTTCTGCATCTGGCACGCCATCTTCGTCGCCAAGACCCTCGACCCGGGCATCCAGCGCAACCAGTCCGCCCTCCTCACCAAGCCCGTCGTGGGCAGCATGGTCCGCTGA
- a CDS encoding aminopeptidase P family protein — translation MAEERAQQGKPADGTESHDPDFPEAFLTFMRQGWRDTELPIGPRPEVPNYAKRRAALSAAFPGETLVIPTGGEKVRANDTDHPFRPGSDFAYLTGDHDPDSVLVLRPNGSGHDGTLFMRPRSSRKTDEFFRSRHGELWVGRRHTLGEKSTELGLPTADLTELDAALADCAPGRTRALRGFDARVDAAVRPFDGARAEGQPARDRELAIAISELKLVKDEWEIAQLQEACDATVRGFEDVARALPADRGVSERLLEGIFALRARHDGNDVGYGSIVGAGEHATILHWVHNHGATRPGELLLMDMGVENRNLYTADVTRVLPVDGRFTPLQRQVYDAVYAAQQAGIDVIKPGVAFKDVHLTAMRVLAEALSGLGLLPVSVDEAMDPASTVYRRWTLHGTSHMLGIDVHDCSNARKENYRDGALGEGYVLTVEPGLYFQPEDELIPEELRGIGIRIEDDILVTATGAVNLSAGLPRRSDEVETWLAEQREAGPRLPG, via the coding sequence ATGGCCGAGGAGCGGGCGCAGCAGGGCAAGCCGGCGGACGGTACGGAATCGCACGACCCGGACTTCCCCGAGGCGTTCCTGACGTTCATGCGGCAGGGCTGGCGGGACACTGAGCTGCCGATCGGCCCACGGCCGGAGGTGCCCAACTACGCCAAGCGGCGGGCCGCGCTCTCCGCGGCCTTCCCCGGCGAGACCCTGGTCATCCCCACCGGCGGCGAGAAGGTACGCGCCAACGACACCGACCACCCGTTCCGGCCGGGCAGCGACTTCGCGTACCTGACCGGCGACCACGACCCGGACAGCGTGCTGGTGCTGCGGCCGAACGGCTCCGGGCACGACGGCACGCTGTTCATGCGGCCCCGGTCGTCCCGGAAGACCGACGAGTTCTTCCGCAGCCGGCACGGCGAGCTCTGGGTGGGCCGGCGACACACCCTCGGTGAGAAGTCGACCGAGCTGGGGCTGCCGACCGCCGACCTGACCGAGCTGGACGCGGCGCTGGCCGACTGCGCGCCGGGGCGTACCCGGGCCTTGCGTGGTTTCGACGCCCGGGTGGACGCGGCCGTGCGCCCGTTCGACGGTGCCCGCGCGGAGGGCCAGCCGGCCCGCGACCGGGAGCTGGCCATCGCCATCTCCGAGCTGAAGCTGGTCAAGGACGAGTGGGAGATCGCCCAGCTCCAGGAGGCGTGCGACGCCACCGTCCGCGGCTTCGAGGACGTGGCCCGGGCGCTGCCGGCCGACCGCGGTGTCTCCGAGCGGCTGCTGGAGGGGATCTTCGCGCTGCGCGCCCGGCACGACGGCAACGACGTCGGCTACGGCTCGATCGTCGGCGCCGGCGAGCACGCCACGATCCTGCACTGGGTGCACAACCACGGCGCCACCCGCCCGGGCGAGCTGCTGCTGATGGACATGGGCGTGGAGAACCGCAACCTCTACACCGCCGACGTCACCCGGGTGCTGCCGGTCGACGGCCGGTTCACCCCGCTCCAGCGGCAGGTCTACGACGCCGTGTACGCCGCGCAGCAGGCCGGCATCGACGTGATCAAGCCCGGCGTGGCGTTCAAGGACGTCCACCTGACCGCGATGCGGGTCCTCGCCGAGGCGCTGTCCGGCCTCGGGCTGCTGCCGGTGAGCGTGGACGAGGCGATGGACCCGGCCTCGACGGTCTACCGCCGGTGGACGCTGCACGGCACCAGCCACATGCTCGGCATCGACGTGCACGACTGCTCGAACGCCCGCAAGGAGAACTACCGGGACGGCGCCCTGGGCGAGGGCTATGTGCTCACCGTCGAGCCGGGGCTCTACTTCCAGCCGGAGGACGAGCTGATCCCGGAGGAGCTGCGCGGCATCGGGATCCGGATCGAGGACGACATCCTGGTCACCGCGACCGGCGCGGTGAACCTCTCGGCCGGGCTGCCGCGCCGCTCCGACGAGGTGGAGACCTGGCTGGCCGAGCAGCGCGAGGCCGGGCCTCGCCTGCCGGGCTGA
- the pulA gene encoding pullulanase-type alpha-1,6-glucosidase: MKPPPMSRKALLALVSTLTLALVGTPVAVHQLGADATDRSAGTDLLAAAGAAQWRQEPSAEALLKASTNTAKNDQFYFVLPDRFANGDKRNDTGGLSGDRLSTGLDPKDKGFYHGGDLKGVINKLDYIQGLGTTAIWLAPIFKNRPVQGTGADVSAGYHGYWITDFTQVDPHFGTNEELKKLVTLAHQRGIKVYLDVIVNHTADVIKYAEDKYAYVDKKTAPYQDSQGRAFEDRNYADGTRDFPQVNLKSFPYTPTFATAADAKAKVPAWLNDPTMYHNRGDSTFAGENSEYGDFFGLDDLWTERPEVVRGLTKVYGDWIGSTGVDGFRLDTVKHTNLDFWPQFSQGIKRAAEKAGKKDFFMFGEVYSADQEIESTYVRQGGLPATLDFSFQEAARGYTAADGSAKALADLYARDDLYAARDTDANRLTTFLGNHDMGRIGSFIAATGGDDASQLRRDRLAHQLMFLTRGQPVVYSGDEQGFTGPGGDKDARQDMFASSTADYLDDDLIGTTRTHASDQYDKSHPLYRTIAELGKLRQAHPALRDGIQVTRYAADGPGVFAFSRILPKDRTEYVVAVNNAATARTVSVDTWSAGATFTGIYGDTATPTAGADGKLSVTVPPMSTVVYRAGTPIPQADAAPGITITEPGDAPVATKAAVTAQVTGDPLATVTFAARVPGGKWTLLGSAHKAPYTVHHDLTGLAGGTKVEYKAVVRDGKGRVASARSTGVVGTPAQSASRDWAVVHYQRPAGGYDDWGLYTWGDIDPAYATEWPKGQPFAGEDSFGRFAWVKLKPGARSVGFLVVDKNGNKDVGNDRTIDVTQTGEVWVKQGDTALYPTRQAATGEPDPAVDQSTAVIHWRKADNNYDGWGLHLWDGAANPTDWGSPLKPEKIDSFGAVFRVPLASGATGLSYIVHNGDTKDQPDDQRLDFAAAGHEVWLLAGVKGRLLPSTSSGVAKDVDITKQKAQWIDRSTVAWQTGPTDGKRYALVAAPTGGLSIADGELAGTYTTLPLRAQRNGLTEAQRQAYPQLWAYHAFSLDTDDLAKVPAALRGQLVVTERDAEGKLLGATGVQVPGVLDDVYRAATTAKLGPTFAGKVPTLAVWAPTARKVALQLFDSPTAEPKTVSMSRNDRTGVWSVRGTKGWTGKYYRYQVEAWQPAAQKVVTAAVTDPYSVALAPDSTHSQIVDLTDPALAPAGWAALRKPAAVPSSKAQIQELSVRDFSIADASVPAERRGTYLAFTDPNTTGMKHLRALGDAGVNYLHLLPAFDFATIPEKRADQQQPACDLAALPPDSDQQQKCVAAVAEKDGFNWGYDPLHYTVPEGGYAVDPAGAKRTTEFRQMVAGINQAGLRVVMDVVYNHTSAAGTDPKSVLDQVVPGYYHRLLEDGSVANSTCCANTAPEHAMMGKLVVDSLVTWAKQYKVDGFRFDLMGHHPKANIVAVRAALDKLTVARDGVDGKKILLYGEGWNFGEVANDARFVQATQANMAGTGIGTFNDRLRDAVRGGGPFDGNPRIQGFASGLYTDPNGDDVNGSAAEQKARLLHSQDQIKVGLTGNLAGYRFTDSSGRQVTGAQVDYNGSPAGYTAAPGEAVTYVDAHDNEILYDALAYKLPQGTSAQDRARMQVLALATTALGQGTGFVTAGSERLRSKSLDRNSFNSGDWFNQIRWDCAQGNGFGAGLPPAQDNQDKWPYAKPLLADPKLVPDCAAINLADARYAELLRIRASSPVFGLATADQVQKRVAFPLSGGKETPGVLTMTLDARGLGGKWRSVTVVFNATPEAAEQTVTGLRGANVALHPVLANSADPVLRTASFDRASGTFTVPARSVAVFVQE, translated from the coding sequence ATGAAACCCCCGCCGATGTCCCGCAAGGCACTGCTCGCCTTGGTCTCCACCCTCACCCTCGCCCTCGTCGGCACGCCGGTCGCCGTTCACCAGCTGGGCGCCGACGCCACCGACCGGTCCGCCGGCACGGACCTCCTCGCTGCCGCCGGCGCCGCACAGTGGCGCCAGGAGCCGTCCGCCGAGGCCCTCCTCAAGGCCAGCACCAACACCGCGAAGAACGACCAGTTCTACTTCGTCCTGCCGGACCGCTTCGCCAACGGCGACAAGCGCAACGACACCGGCGGCCTCAGCGGTGACCGGCTGAGCACCGGGCTCGACCCGAAGGACAAGGGCTTCTACCACGGCGGTGACCTCAAGGGCGTCATCAACAAGCTCGACTACATCCAGGGGCTCGGCACGACGGCCATCTGGCTCGCCCCGATCTTCAAGAACCGGCCCGTGCAGGGCACCGGCGCGGACGTCTCCGCCGGCTACCACGGCTACTGGATCACCGACTTCACCCAGGTCGACCCGCACTTCGGCACGAACGAGGAGCTGAAGAAGCTGGTCACGCTCGCGCACCAGCGCGGCATCAAGGTCTACCTCGACGTCATCGTCAACCACACCGCCGACGTCATCAAGTACGCCGAGGACAAGTACGCCTACGTCGACAAGAAGACCGCGCCGTACCAGGACTCCCAGGGGCGGGCCTTCGAGGACCGCAACTACGCCGACGGCACCCGGGACTTCCCGCAGGTGAACCTGAAGTCGTTCCCGTACACCCCGACCTTCGCCACCGCCGCCGACGCGAAGGCGAAGGTCCCGGCGTGGCTGAACGACCCGACCATGTACCACAACCGCGGTGACTCGACCTTCGCCGGCGAGAACAGCGAGTACGGCGACTTCTTCGGCCTGGACGACCTGTGGACCGAGCGCCCCGAGGTGGTGCGCGGGCTGACCAAGGTCTACGGCGACTGGATCGGCAGCACCGGCGTCGACGGTTTCCGGCTGGACACCGTCAAGCACACCAACCTCGACTTCTGGCCGCAGTTCAGCCAGGGCATCAAGCGGGCCGCCGAGAAGGCCGGCAAGAAGGACTTCTTCATGTTCGGCGAGGTCTACAGCGCTGACCAGGAGATCGAGTCGACGTACGTCCGGCAGGGCGGCCTGCCCGCCACGCTCGACTTCTCCTTCCAGGAGGCCGCCCGGGGCTACACCGCCGCCGACGGCTCCGCCAAGGCGCTCGCCGACCTCTACGCCCGGGACGACCTCTACGCCGCCCGGGACACCGACGCCAACCGGCTGACCACCTTCCTCGGCAACCACGACATGGGCCGGATCGGCTCGTTCATCGCCGCGACCGGCGGCGACGACGCCAGCCAGCTCCGCCGCGACCGGCTCGCCCACCAGCTGATGTTCCTCACCCGCGGGCAGCCCGTCGTCTACTCCGGCGACGAGCAGGGCTTCACCGGCCCGGGCGGGGACAAGGACGCCCGGCAGGACATGTTCGCCAGCAGCACGGCGGACTACCTCGACGACGACCTGATCGGCACCACCCGCACCCACGCCAGCGACCAGTACGACAAGAGCCACCCGCTGTACCGCACCATCGCCGAGCTGGGCAAGCTGCGGCAGGCCCACCCGGCCCTGCGCGACGGCATCCAGGTCACCCGGTACGCGGCCGACGGCCCCGGCGTCTTCGCCTTCTCCCGGATCCTGCCGAAGGACCGCACCGAGTACGTCGTCGCGGTCAACAACGCCGCCACCGCGCGGACTGTCTCCGTGGACACCTGGTCGGCCGGCGCCACCTTCACCGGCATCTACGGCGACACCGCCACCCCGACCGCCGGCGCCGACGGCAAGCTGTCCGTCACCGTGCCGCCGATGTCGACGGTGGTCTACCGGGCCGGCACGCCGATCCCGCAGGCCGACGCCGCCCCGGGCATCACCATCACCGAGCCGGGCGACGCTCCGGTCGCCACCAAGGCCGCCGTCACCGCCCAGGTCACCGGCGACCCGCTCGCCACGGTCACCTTCGCCGCCCGGGTCCCCGGCGGCAAGTGGACCCTGCTGGGCAGCGCGCACAAGGCCCCGTACACCGTCCACCATGACCTGACCGGGCTGGCCGGCGGCACGAAGGTCGAGTACAAGGCCGTGGTCCGCGACGGCAAGGGCCGGGTCGCGAGCGCCCGCTCCACCGGTGTCGTCGGCACCCCGGCGCAGAGCGCGTCGCGGGACTGGGCGGTGGTGCACTACCAGCGCCCGGCCGGCGGGTACGACGACTGGGGCCTCTACACCTGGGGCGACATCGACCCGGCGTACGCCACCGAGTGGCCCAAAGGGCAGCCGTTCGCGGGTGAGGACTCGTTCGGCCGGTTCGCCTGGGTCAAGCTGAAGCCGGGCGCCAGGTCTGTCGGCTTCCTCGTGGTCGACAAGAACGGCAACAAGGACGTCGGCAACGACCGCACCATCGACGTGACGCAGACCGGCGAGGTCTGGGTCAAGCAGGGCGACACCGCGCTCTACCCGACCCGGCAGGCGGCCACCGGCGAGCCCGACCCGGCCGTCGACCAGAGCACCGCGGTCATCCACTGGCGCAAGGCGGACAACAACTACGACGGCTGGGGCCTGCACCTCTGGGACGGCGCGGCCAACCCCACCGACTGGGGCAGCCCGCTCAAGCCGGAGAAGATCGACTCGTTCGGCGCGGTCTTCCGGGTGCCGCTCGCGTCCGGGGCCACCGGGCTGAGCTACATCGTCCACAACGGCGACACCAAGGATCAGCCCGACGACCAGCGGCTCGACTTCGCCGCCGCCGGGCACGAGGTCTGGCTGCTCGCCGGCGTCAAGGGCCGGCTGCTGCCGTCCACCTCCTCCGGCGTCGCCAAGGACGTCGACATCACCAAGCAGAAGGCGCAGTGGATCGACCGGTCCACCGTGGCCTGGCAGACCGGGCCGACCGACGGCAAGCGGTACGCCCTGGTGGCCGCCCCGACCGGTGGGCTGAGCATCGCCGACGGCGAGCTGGCCGGGACGTACACCACGCTGCCGCTGCGGGCGCAGCGCAACGGGCTCACCGAGGCCCAGCGGCAGGCCTACCCCCAGCTGTGGGCCTACCACGCCTTCAGCCTCGACACCGATGACCTGGCCAAGGTGCCGGCGGCGCTGCGTGGGCAGCTCGTGGTGACCGAGCGGGACGCCGAGGGCAAGCTGCTCGGCGCGACCGGCGTGCAGGTCCCGGGCGTGCTCGACGACGTCTACCGGGCCGCCACCACCGCGAAGCTCGGCCCGACCTTCGCCGGCAAGGTCCCCACCCTCGCCGTCTGGGCGCCCACCGCCCGGAAGGTCGCGTTGCAGCTCTTCGACTCGCCGACGGCCGAGCCGAAGACCGTGTCGATGAGCCGCAACGACCGCACCGGCGTCTGGTCGGTGCGCGGCACGAAGGGCTGGACCGGGAAGTACTACCGCTACCAGGTCGAGGCCTGGCAGCCGGCGGCGCAGAAGGTGGTCACCGCCGCGGTGACCGACCCGTACTCGGTGGCCCTGGCGCCGGACTCGACGCACAGCCAGATCGTCGACCTGACCGACCCGGCGCTGGCCCCGGCCGGCTGGGCGGCGCTGCGCAAGCCGGCGGCGGTGCCGTCGTCGAAGGCGCAGATCCAGGAGCTGTCGGTCCGCGACTTCTCCATCGCCGACGCCAGCGTGCCGGCCGAGCGGCGGGGCACCTACCTCGCCTTCACGGACCCGAACACGACCGGCATGAAGCACCTCAGGGCGCTCGGCGACGCGGGGGTCAACTACCTGCACCTGCTGCCGGCGTTCGACTTCGCCACCATCCCCGAGAAGCGGGCCGACCAGCAGCAGCCGGCCTGCGACCTGGCCGCGCTGCCGCCGGACTCCGACCAGCAGCAGAAGTGCGTCGCCGCGGTGGCGGAGAAGGACGGCTTCAACTGGGGGTACGACCCGCTGCACTACACCGTGCCGGAGGGCGGCTACGCCGTCGACCCGGCCGGGGCGAAGCGGACCACCGAGTTCCGGCAGATGGTCGCGGGGATCAACCAGGCCGGCCTGCGCGTGGTGATGGACGTCGTCTACAACCACACCTCGGCCGCCGGCACCGACCCGAAGTCGGTGCTCGACCAGGTGGTGCCGGGCTACTACCACCGGCTGCTGGAGGACGGCAGCGTCGCCAACTCGACCTGCTGCGCCAACACCGCCCCCGAGCACGCCATGATGGGCAAGCTGGTGGTGGACTCCCTGGTCACCTGGGCCAAGCAGTACAAGGTGGACGGCTTCCGGTTCGACCTGATGGGTCACCACCCGAAGGCGAACATCGTGGCCGTGCGGGCCGCGCTGGACAAGCTCACCGTGGCGCGCGACGGCGTGGACGGGAAGAAGATCCTGCTCTACGGCGAGGGCTGGAACTTCGGCGAGGTCGCCAACGACGCCCGGTTCGTGCAGGCCACCCAGGCCAACATGGCCGGCACCGGGATCGGCACCTTCAACGACCGGCTCCGCGACGCGGTGCGCGGCGGCGGCCCGTTCGACGGCAATCCGCGGATCCAGGGCTTCGCCTCCGGCCTGTACACCGACCCGAACGGCGACGACGTCAACGGGTCCGCGGCCGAGCAGAAGGCCCGACTGTTGCACTCCCAGGACCAGATCAAGGTCGGGCTGACCGGCAACCTCGCCGGCTACCGGTTCACCGACTCGTCCGGTCGCCAGGTCACCGGGGCGCAGGTGGACTACAACGGTTCGCCGGCCGGCTACACCGCCGCGCCGGGCGAGGCGGTCACCTACGTCGACGCGCACGACAACGAGATCCTGTACGACGCGCTGGCGTACAAGCTGCCGCAGGGCACCTCGGCGCAGGACCGGGCCCGGATGCAGGTGCTCGCCCTGGCGACCACCGCCCTCGGGCAGGGGACGGGCTTCGTGACGGCCGGCTCGGAGCGGCTGCGCTCCAAGTCGCTGGACCGCAACTCGTTCAACTCCGGTGACTGGTTCAACCAGATCCGTTGGGACTGCGCCCAGGGCAACGGCTTCGGCGCCGGTCTCCCGCCGGCGCAGGACAACCAGGACAAGTGGCCGTACGCGAAGCCGCTGCTGGCCGATCCCAAGCTGGTGCCGGACTGCGCGGCGATCAACCTGGCCGACGCCCGGTACGCGGAGCTGCTGAGGATCCGGGCGTCCTCGCCGGTGTTCGGACTGGCCACCGCCGACCAGGTGCAGAAGCGGGTGGCCTTCCCGCTCTCCGGCGGCAAGGAGACCCCGGGCGTGCTCACCATGACGCTGGACGCCCGCGGGCTGGGCGGGAAATGGAGGTCGGTGACCGTGGTCTTCAACGCCACCCCGGAGGCGGCGGAGCAGACGGTGACCGGCCTGCGCGGGGCGAACGTGGCGCTGCACCCGGTGTTGGCGAACTCGGCTGACCCGGTGCTCCGGACGGCCTCGTTCGACAGGGCGAGCGGCACGTTCACCGTGCCGGCCCGCAGCGTGGCGGTCTTCGTCCAGGAGTAG
- a CDS encoding GNAT family N-acetyltransferase, protein MPALIPPTERLRASFLAAMAEFRAEGRGDRQDHTMVGSEIRQHGGTWHTAPGFARYVAELRAQELEETPRAAGWVPATTLWWADGDEYLGRIAVRHRLTPFLLEAGGHIGYDVRASARRRGHATAMLRAALPVTHALGIDPALVTCDVENAASRLVIERNGGVLEDERAGRLRFWVPTARS, encoded by the coding sequence ATGCCCGCGTTGATCCCGCCCACCGAACGGCTGCGCGCCAGCTTCCTCGCCGCGATGGCCGAATTCCGCGCCGAGGGCCGCGGCGACCGGCAGGACCACACCATGGTCGGCAGCGAGATCCGGCAGCACGGCGGCACGTGGCACACCGCGCCGGGGTTCGCCCGGTACGTCGCCGAGCTGCGCGCGCAGGAGCTGGAGGAGACGCCCCGCGCAGCGGGTTGGGTGCCCGCCACGACGCTCTGGTGGGCCGACGGCGACGAGTACCTCGGCCGGATCGCCGTCCGGCACCGGCTCACCCCGTTCCTGCTCGAGGCGGGCGGCCACATCGGCTACGACGTACGCGCCAGCGCCCGTCGGCGGGGCCACGCGACCGCCATGCTGCGCGCGGCGCTGCCGGTGACCCACGCGCTCGGCATCGACCCGGCGCTGGTCACCTGCGACGTGGAGAACGCGGCCTCGCGGCTGGTCATCGAGCGCAACGGCGGCGTGCTGGAGGACGAGCGGGCCGGCAGGCTCCGGTTCTGGGTGCCAACCGCCCGGTCCTGA
- a CDS encoding ArsC/Spx/MgsR family protein produces MEIWHNPACSKCATARATLDEARVPYRLRAYLEQPPSAAELTEVLRRLGARAWDICRTGEPAAVAQGIADWPRDDAEEPRWIAAMVAHPELIQRPILLLDDGGALVGRTAEALDLAARRTARDGG; encoded by the coding sequence ATGGAGATCTGGCACAACCCGGCCTGCTCGAAGTGCGCCACCGCGCGGGCGACCCTCGACGAGGCGCGGGTGCCGTACCGGCTGCGGGCGTACCTGGAACAGCCGCCGAGCGCGGCCGAGCTGACCGAGGTGCTGCGCCGGCTCGGTGCCCGCGCGTGGGACATCTGTCGGACCGGTGAGCCGGCCGCGGTCGCCCAGGGCATTGCCGACTGGCCGCGCGACGACGCCGAGGAGCCCCGCTGGATCGCGGCGATGGTCGCTCATCCGGAGCTGATCCAGCGCCCGATCCTGCTGCTGGACGACGGCGGCGCGCTCGTTGGTCGTACCGCCGAGGCGCTCGACCTGGCGGCGCGCCGGACGGCCCGCGACGGCGGGTGA
- a CDS encoding C39 family peptidase: protein MRTDLIRKTALTAAGLAATAGGIAGPAIAAHAAEAKPAAQVQTDRKHGGERELNVRYEAQPNFYYCGPAATRNALSVQGKAIDVDAMAKEMGTTEAGTNSVNDITPVLNKETGKDVYHSVEIRDAKADDKQTDTLRADIVHTVDNGRAVVANIAGTAVDTDGNTHSFEGGHYISVVGYRDGGHTVTIADSADPNMASYRMSVDNLADWIATRGYTAS, encoded by the coding sequence ATGCGTACCGATCTGATCCGTAAGACCGCGCTGACCGCTGCCGGCCTCGCCGCCACCGCCGGTGGCATCGCCGGCCCCGCGATCGCCGCCCACGCCGCCGAGGCCAAGCCCGCCGCGCAGGTGCAGACCGACCGTAAGCACGGCGGTGAGCGGGAACTCAACGTCCGCTACGAGGCGCAGCCGAACTTCTACTACTGCGGCCCCGCCGCGACCCGCAACGCCCTGTCCGTGCAGGGCAAGGCCATCGACGTCGACGCCATGGCCAAGGAGATGGGCACCACCGAGGCCGGCACCAACAGCGTCAACGACATCACCCCGGTCCTGAACAAGGAAACCGGTAAGGACGTCTACCACAGCGTCGAAATCCGCGACGCCAAGGCCGACGACAAGCAGACCGACACCCTGCGCGCCGACATCGTCCACACCGTGGACAACGGCCGGGCCGTGGTCGCCAACATCGCCGGCACCGCCGTCGACACCGACGGCAACACCCACTCCTTCGAGGGCGGCCACTACATCAGCGTCGTGGGCTACCGCGACGGCGGCCACACCGTGACGATCGCCGACTCGGCCGACCCGAACATGGCCTCCTACCGGATGAGCGTCGACAACCTCGCCGACTGGATCGCCACCCGCGGCTACACCGCCTCCTGA